Proteins encoded together in one Thalassotalea crassostreae window:
- the dnaA gene encoding chromosomal replication initiator protein DnaA, with translation MEHSLWQSCLSVLEEELPAQQFSMWIRPLQCVVNNNTMTLYAPNRFVLDWVREKYIGRITQLINHQVSGDPIQLRFDVGSKPADVETTVPAANKSEAVQAAPKDNNSDSFLPNVAAKTTNVRDKYTFDNFVEGKSNQLARAAASQVADNPGQAYNPLFIYGGTGLGKTHLLHAVGNGILRNKPNAKIAYMHSERFVQDMVKALQNNEIEKFKQYYRGVDALLIDDIQFFAKKERTQEEFFHTFNALLEGNQQIILTSDRYPKEIEGVEDRLKSRFGWGLTLAIEPPELETRVAILKRKAQESNTNLADEVAFFIAKRLRSNVRELEGALNRVIANANFTGRQITIDFVREALRDLLALQDKLVTIDNIQRTVAEYYKIKVADILSKRRNRSVARPRQIAMALAKELTNHSLPEIGDAFGGRDHTTVLHACRKVKSLREETHDIKEDYSNLIRTLSS, from the coding sequence GTGGAACACTCACTCTGGCAAAGTTGCCTATCAGTTCTTGAAGAAGAATTGCCTGCCCAACAATTTAGTATGTGGATCCGTCCTCTGCAATGTGTTGTGAATAACAATACGATGACTTTATACGCACCAAATAGATTTGTTCTAGATTGGGTGCGCGAAAAATATATTGGCCGCATTACACAATTAATAAACCACCAAGTTAGTGGTGATCCTATTCAGCTGCGTTTTGATGTAGGTAGTAAACCTGCGGATGTTGAAACAACAGTGCCAGCTGCTAATAAAAGTGAAGCGGTTCAAGCAGCACCTAAAGACAATAATAGCGATTCATTCTTACCTAACGTAGCGGCAAAAACCACTAACGTTCGCGATAAGTATACTTTTGATAATTTCGTTGAAGGTAAATCTAACCAGTTAGCGCGAGCTGCGGCGTCGCAAGTAGCCGATAATCCGGGTCAAGCCTATAACCCTCTGTTTATATACGGCGGTACTGGTTTAGGAAAAACTCATCTATTACATGCAGTAGGTAACGGTATATTGCGTAATAAACCGAACGCAAAAATAGCATACATGCATTCAGAACGTTTTGTACAAGATATGGTTAAAGCGTTACAAAACAACGAGATAGAAAAGTTTAAACAATATTATCGTGGTGTTGATGCACTATTAATCGATGATATTCAGTTTTTTGCTAAAAAAGAACGTACTCAAGAAGAGTTTTTTCATACCTTTAATGCATTATTAGAAGGCAACCAACAAATCATCTTAACCAGTGATAGATACCCGAAAGAAATTGAGGGTGTTGAAGATCGATTAAAGTCTCGATTTGGTTGGGGACTAACCTTAGCTATCGAACCACCTGAGTTAGAAACCCGAGTCGCTATATTAAAACGTAAAGCGCAAGAGAGTAATACCAACCTTGCTGACGAAGTGGCGTTTTTTATCGCTAAGCGTTTACGTTCTAATGTTCGAGAGCTTGAAGGTGCATTAAATCGAGTTATTGCAAACGCTAATTTCACCGGTCGCCAAATCACCATAGATTTTGTCCGAGAAGCGTTGCGTGATCTACTAGCGTTACAGGATAAACTTGTTACTATAGATAATATCCAACGTACCGTTGCAGAGTATTACAAAATTAAAGTTGCCGATATTTTGTCGAAGCGACGAAATAGGTCGGTTGCTCGACCTAGACAAATAGCTATGGCATTAGCGAAAGAATTGACTAATCACAGTTTACCTGAGATTGGAGATGCATTTGGTGGCAGAGATCACACCACTGTATTGCATGCTTGTCGTAAAGTTAAATCGTTACGAGAAGAAACACATGATATAAAAGAAGACT